The following are encoded in a window of Candidatus Aminicenantes bacterium genomic DNA:
- a CDS encoding sigma-70 family RNA polymerase sigma factor, protein MDETALIRTAREGDGDAFRTLFDAHNGRVFGLAYKYLRNRADAEDVLQETFIRAYRALDTFDPVKNADFGVWINRICVNCSIDALRRSRRRSAQPLEGETLNTLPSDAPGDDPERAARGREIRERVDKALNRLSPRQRMIFTLRHDMGYTIREIARTVGSTEGSVKKHLFRAVEALKSRLRRYAMEDGHEM, encoded by the coding sequence ATGGACGAAACCGCCCTGATCCGGACCGCCCGCGAAGGCGACGGGGACGCCTTCCGGACGCTCTTCGACGCCCACAACGGGCGGGTCTTCGGCCTGGCCTACAAGTACCTGCGCAATCGGGCCGACGCCGAGGACGTCCTGCAGGAGACCTTCATCCGCGCCTACCGCGCCCTGGACACCTTCGATCCGGTCAAGAACGCGGATTTCGGGGTCTGGATCAACCGGATCTGCGTCAACTGCAGCATCGACGCCCTGCGCCGGTCGCGGCGCCGAAGCGCCCAGCCCCTGGAGGGCGAGACTTTGAACACCTTGCCGTCGGATGCCCCCGGGGACGACCCGGAACGAGCGGCCCGCGGCCGCGAAATTCGGGAGCGGGTCGATAAAGCCCTCAACCGGCTTTCGCCCCGCCAACGGATGATCTTCACCCTGCGACACGACATGGGCTACACCATCCGGGAGATCGCCCGGACGGTCGGATCCACGGAGGGAAGCGTCAAAAAGCATCTCTTCCGGGCCGTGGAAGCCCTGAAGTCCCGTCTCCGACGGTACGCCATGGAGGACGGTCATGAAATGTAA